A region of Lycium barbarum isolate Lr01 chromosome 1, ASM1917538v2, whole genome shotgun sequence DNA encodes the following proteins:
- the LOC132604886 gene encoding bifunctional monodehydroascorbate reductase and carbonic anhydrase nectarin-3-like, which yields MATLTKILFISFLFLSSVFLARSGEIDDESEFSYDENAKNGPANWGNIHPEWSTCNTGKLQSAIDLLNEKVQVVSNLGILQKYYKPSRATLLNRGHDMMLRWDDGGYLRINGTQYQLKQIHWHTPSEHTIDGKRFDMEAHLVHESNDGKIVVVGIVYEIGLLPDFFLSIIEKDLKALVDRKGTERDIGIISPNLMIIDGRKYYRYVGSLTTPPCTEGVVWTIDEKVKTVTKRQIKLLRDAVHDEYETNARPVQPVNERSIKFNKPWPLA from the exons ATGGCAACATTAACCAAAATCTTgttcatttcttttcttttcctttcaagcGTATTTCTTGCAAGATCTGGAGAAATTG ATGACGAGAGTGAGTTTAGTTACGATGAAAACGCAAAGAATGGACCAGCTAACTGGGGCAACATTCATCCAGAGTGGAGCACTTGCAATACTGGAAAACTGCAGTCTGCAATTGATCTTCTTAACGAAAAGGTTCAAGTTGTATCAAATTTAGGAATACTTCAAAAATACTACAAACCATCCCGAGCCACTCTCTTGAACAGAGGACATGATATGATG TTGAGATGGGATGATGGAGGATACTTGAGGATAAATGGAACTCAATATCAACTCAAACAAATTCATTGGCACACACCTTCCGAACATACTATCGATGGAAAAAG GTTTGATATGGAGGCTCATTTGGTACATGAAAGTAATGATGGAAAAATTGTTGTCGTTGGAATCGTCTATGAGATTGGATTATTGCCTGATTTTTTCCTATCCATA ATAGAGAAGGATTTAAAAGCTCTTGTGGATAGAAAAGGCACTGAAAGAGACATTGGAATAATTAGTCCAAATCTAATGATAATTGATGGCAGAAAATATTATAGGTATGTTGGCTCCCTAACAACACCACCTTGTACTGAAGGCGTTGTTTGGACTATTGATGAGAAG GTTAAAACTGTAACGAAAAGACAAATAAAACTGCTCCGAGATGCTGTTCATGAC GAATATGAAACCAATGCCAGACCAGTTCAGCCAGTAAACGAACGTTCTATCAAATTCAACAAACCTTGGCCTCTTGCTTAG
- the LOC132604865 gene encoding nudix hydrolase 19, chloroplastic: protein MIFLLSFTNSVTSQFVSLYKYPILRKLHYPQFSTMSTNFFKTHAFAGNPIKQKTPKPSDPFSPTSALKTLKTLLLAQTQEPHSPNFKILPFRKGRPLAGSVKESTDPNWHLGWLSFGDCKAFLEKSEINLSEDSLVYLGSDDSEGDGVYVVYWAIDVTEAGSGLVKELGGKQFCFVELRTLMVATDWENASAMGQLAIAGHARSLLEWHTVSRFCGFCGGKNILTDAGRRKQCSNELCKKKIYPRVDPVVIMLVIDKENDRVLLSRQSRFVPRMWSCLAGFMEPGESLEEAVRRETWEETGIEVGQVVYHSSQPWPVGPSSMPCQLMVGFFAYAKSLDINVDKEELEDAKWHSREDVKKAITIAEYKKAQRSAAGKVDQMCKGVERGQNLSSDFNVESGELAPMFIPGPFAIAHHLISSWVNGVEAQVKQLASSFSNL from the exons ATGATCTTTCTTCTTTCCTTCACAAATTCAGTTACATCCCAATTTGTATCCCTCTACAAATACCCAATTCTCAGGAAATTACATTACCCACAATTCTCCACTATGTCTACCAATTTCTTCAAGACTCATGCTTTTGCAGGCAACCCAATAAAACAAAAAACCCCAAAACCAAGTGATCCATTTTCACCAACATCTGCTCTTAAAACTCTTAAAACCCTTCTTTTAGCACAAACCCAAGAACCCCATTCACCTAATTTCAAGATCTTGCCTTTCAGAAAAGGAAGACCTTTAGCCGGGTCAGTTAAAGAGTCCACTGACCCGAATTGGCACTTGGGTTGGTTGAGTTTTGGTGATTGTAAGGCTTTCTTGGAGAAATCTGAGATTAATTTGAGTGAAGATTCTTTGGTTTATTTGGGTTCTGATGATTCTGAAGGTGATGGGGTTTATGTTGTGTATTGGGCTATTGATGTGACTGAGGCTGGTAGTGGATTGGTTAAAGAATTGGGTGGTAAGCAGTTTTGTTTTGTTGAGCTTAGGACTCTCATGGTTGCTACTGATTGGGAAAATGCTTCTGCTATGGGTCAACTTGCTATTGCTGGTCAT GCCAGATCATTACTAGAATGGCATACGGTATCGCGTTTTTGTGGATTTTGTGGAGGTAAGAACATTTTAACTGATGCTGGGAGACGGAAACAGTGCTCTAATGAGTTATGCAAGAAGAAAATCTACCCCCGAGTTGATCCA GTTGTGATTATGTTAGTAATTGACAAAGAGAATGACCGCGTGCTATTAAGTAGGCAGTCCAGATTTGTGCCTCGCATGTGGAGTTGTCTAGCTGGTTTTATGGAG CCAGGAGAAAGTTTGGAAGAGGCTGTAAGAAGAGAAACGTGGGAGGAGACCGGTATTGAAGTTGGACAAGTTGTTTACCATAGTTCTCAGCCATGGCCTG TTGGACCTAGCAGCATGCCATGCCAACTTATGGTGGGATTCTTTGCGTACGCAAAATCGCTGGATATTAATGTGGATAAGGAGGAATTAGAAG ATGCTAAATGGCACAGCAGAGAAGATGTGAAAAAGGCAATCACAATCGCAGAATACAAGAAGGCACAGAGGTCGGCCGCAGGTAAAGTGGACCAAATGTGTAAGGGTGTAGAAAGAGGACAGAACTTGTCTTCCGACTTCAATGTAGAAAGTGGGGAACTTGCTCCTATGTTTATCCCTGGGCCCTTTGCTATTGCTCATCATCTCATTTCCTCTTGGGTCAATGGGGTTGAAGCACAAGTTAAACAACTCGCGAGTTCTTTCTCAAATTTATAG